In a single window of the Acipenser ruthenus chromosome 20, fAciRut3.2 maternal haplotype, whole genome shotgun sequence genome:
- the LOC117970490 gene encoding uncharacterized protein LOC117970490 isoform X2: MLIKDNWKNLIESVDRKITRTAISLAQKVEILEKLGDPIVKRKDIASEYGLSVSTISKLLKNKDDIMHEWHRGANQDRKRKRLGKVQSVDEALLRWFIIAKEKEAVVTGPILMAKAKSLAESLGVEFNPSQGWLQRWKERNNIVIKRVHVEKSQTDGNNSDWPPTLLPAILSRFTPEERHTWLQHAVEARNCKEESDEDSTSTAPILPSVLSGLSPEEKQAWLQNVKESSGEVEETGQAEENCVGGRSPDQQTNVPAALGLLSPELQQSWLARKNPKGSRKEQCDLDVFSTEQCARAIMPFILSGLSPEEQESWHRHLREKLRTQDRRSASQSPEKPLTSRSEEQQAVLQRNSNPLQDAEGSESKAGLCRYSTEQQQAWVQQLKERNSPAGKSDETGQDLDGSPGTVPQDSDEEELEPPASEAEVSYCLRRIHSFIKQRQADHLGHFHTFESYLQTLMKTDCKTKGNC, translated from the coding sequence ATGCTGATCAAAGACAATTGGAAAAATCTAATTGAATCCGTTGACCGCAAGATCACCCGGACAGCTATCTCACTTGCACAGAAAGTGGAGATTCTGGAAAAACTCGGGGATCCCATCGTCAAAAGGAAAGACATTGCAAGCGAATATGGCCTGTCTGTCTCCACAATTAGCAAATTACTAAAGAACAAAGATGATATTATGCATGAATGGCATCGTGGAGCCAACCAAGACCGGAAGAGGAAACGCTTAGGGAAGGTCCAGTCAGTGGATGAAGCTTTACTGCGCTGGTTTATCATCGCAAAAGAGAAGGAAGCTGTCGTCACAGGACCCATACTGATGGCGAAGGCCAAGAGTCTCGCAGAAAGCCTGGGCGTGGAATTCAACCCTTCTCAGGGCTGGCTACAGCGCTGGAAAGAGAGGAACAATATTGTCATTAAGCGAGTCCATGTGGAAAAAAGCCAGACAGATGGTAATAACTCTGACTGGCCACCTACCTTACTGCCTGCAATCCTGAGCAGATTCACCCCTGAGGAACGGCACACCTGGCTCCAGCACGCGGTGGAGGCAAGAAACTGCAAGGAGGAGAGCGATGAAGACTCAACCTCCACAGCTCCCATCCTGCCTTCTGTTCTGAGTGGACTGTCGCCTGAAGAAAAGCAAGCATGGCTCCAAAACGTGAAGGAAAGCAGTGGGGAAGTAGAGGAGACGGGCCAAGCTGAAGAAAACTGTGTGGGCGGAAGATCTCCAGATCAACAGACCAATGTGCCAGCTGCTCTGGGCTTGCTGTCTCCTGAACTTCAGCAGAGCTGGCTCGCGAGGAAGAACCCGAAGGGATCTCGCAAGGAGCAGTGCGACCTGGACGTCTTCTCAACAGAGCAGTGCGCTCGTGCCATCATGCCTTTTATTCTGAGTGGACTGTCTCCCGAAGAACAGGAGAGCTGGCACCGACACTTGAGGGAGAAACTCAGGACACAGGACAGACGTTCGGCATCACAATCACCAGAGAAGCCATTAACCAGCAGATCAGAAGAGCAGCAAGCTGTCTTACAAAGAAACAGCAACCCCCTGCAGGACGCTGAAGGTTCAGAGAGCAAGGCAGGACTCTGCAGGTATTCCACTGAGCAGCAGCAGGCTTGGGTACAGCAGTTAAAAGAAAGGAACTCCCCTGCTGGGAAGAGTGATGAAACTGGGCAAGATCTGGATGGATCTCCAGGTACTGTTCCCCAGGACAGTGATGAAGAAGAGCTGGAGCCGCCTGCCAGCGAAGCAGAGGTCTCTTACTGCCTGCGCCGGATACACAGCTTCATAAAGCAGCGCCAGGCTGACCACCTTGGACACTTCCATACATTCGAGAGCTACCTTCAAACCTTAATGAAAACAGACtgcaaaactaaaggaaactgtTGA
- the LOC117970490 gene encoding uncharacterized protein LOC117970490 isoform X1 codes for METDTEMLIKDNWKNLIESVDRKITRTAISLAQKVEILEKLGDPIVKRKDIASEYGLSVSTISKLLKNKDDIMHEWHRGANQDRKRKRLGKVQSVDEALLRWFIIAKEKEAVVTGPILMAKAKSLAESLGVEFNPSQGWLQRWKERNNIVIKRVHVEKSQTDGNNSDWPPTLLPAILSRFTPEERHTWLQHAVEARNCKEESDEDSTSTAPILPSVLSGLSPEEKQAWLQNVKESSGEVEETGQAEENCVGGRSPDQQTNVPAALGLLSPELQQSWLARKNPKGSRKEQCDLDVFSTEQCARAIMPFILSGLSPEEQESWHRHLREKLRTQDRRSASQSPEKPLTSRSEEQQAVLQRNSNPLQDAEGSESKAGLCRYSTEQQQAWVQQLKERNSPAGKSDETGQDLDGSPGTVPQDSDEEELEPPASEAEVSYCLRRIHSFIKQRQADHLGHFHTFESYLQTLMKTDCKTKGNC; via the exons ATGGAAACGGACACA GAAATGCTGATCAAAGACAATTGGAAAAATCTAATTGAATCCGTTGACCGCAAGATCACCCGGACAGCTATCTCACTTGCACAGAAAGTGGAGATTCTGGAAAAACTCGGGGATCCCATCGTCAAAAGGAAAGACATTGCAAGCGAATATGGCCTGTCTGTCTCCACAATTAGCAAATTACTAAAGAACAAAGATGATATTATGCATGAATGGCATCGTGGAGCCAACCAAGACCGGAAGAGGAAACGCTTAGGGAAGGTCCAGTCAGTGGATGAAGCTTTACTGCGCTGGTTTATCATCGCAAAAGAGAAGGAAGCTGTCGTCACAGGACCCATACTGATGGCGAAGGCCAAGAGTCTCGCAGAAAGCCTGGGCGTGGAATTCAACCCTTCTCAGGGCTGGCTACAGCGCTGGAAAGAGAGGAACAATATTGTCATTAAGCGAGTCCATGTGGAAAAAAGCCAGACAGATGGTAATAACTCTGACTGGCCACCTACCTTACTGCCTGCAATCCTGAGCAGATTCACCCCTGAGGAACGGCACACCTGGCTCCAGCACGCGGTGGAGGCAAGAAACTGCAAGGAGGAGAGCGATGAAGACTCAACCTCCACAGCTCCCATCCTGCCTTCTGTTCTGAGTGGACTGTCGCCTGAAGAAAAGCAAGCATGGCTCCAAAACGTGAAGGAAAGCAGTGGGGAAGTAGAGGAGACGGGCCAAGCTGAAGAAAACTGTGTGGGCGGAAGATCTCCAGATCAACAGACCAATGTGCCAGCTGCTCTGGGCTTGCTGTCTCCTGAACTTCAGCAGAGCTGGCTCGCGAGGAAGAACCCGAAGGGATCTCGCAAGGAGCAGTGCGACCTGGACGTCTTCTCAACAGAGCAGTGCGCTCGTGCCATCATGCCTTTTATTCTGAGTGGACTGTCTCCCGAAGAACAGGAGAGCTGGCACCGACACTTGAGGGAGAAACTCAGGACACAGGACAGACGTTCGGCATCACAATCACCAGAGAAGCCATTAACCAGCAGATCAGAAGAGCAGCAAGCTGTCTTACAAAGAAACAGCAACCCCCTGCAGGACGCTGAAGGTTCAGAGAGCAAGGCAGGACTCTGCAGGTATTCCACTGAGCAGCAGCAGGCTTGGGTACAGCAGTTAAAAGAAAGGAACTCCCCTGCTGGGAAGAGTGATGAAACTGGGCAAGATCTGGATGGATCTCCAGGTACTGTTCCCCAGGACAGTGATGAAGAAGAGCTGGAGCCGCCTGCCAGCGAAGCAGAGGTCTCTTACTGCCTGCGCCGGATACACAGCTTCATAAAGCAGCGCCAGGCTGACCACCTTGGACACTTCCATACATTCGAGAGCTACCTTCAAACCTTAATGAAAACAGACtgcaaaactaaaggaaactgtTGA